The window TTAAGATGGACCGACCCGCCTGCGCAGGCCCAACCCGCATAGGTTCCGCCTAGCCCAGACCTCAGTTAAAATGAAACCCAGATAGGTCGTAATTACCAAAACAACCCCGTCAAAACTGCGTTGAATCCAAAACCCTAGTCCTTAAAGCTCCGCAGCCTCTCCTAAACCCTTCTGCTTCTGCTTCTTCTTCTCTCTCTCTATTAGGGTTTAGGGAAGCAGAGCAGTTACAGTGAGCACCAAAAAATGCCGCTTGGGGAAAGACAAGGGGACAAGAGCGAGTCTCGCTACTGCGGCGTGGAGACCGAGTTCAGCGATGACATGCCTAACCTCCTCTCCTTGAATCTCATCCATGGCTCCTTCGACTTCGTCGTCGCTACTCTGGTCCGTCGTCTTATTCCTATATTTTTATTTCGCTGCTGTGTTTAGAAATTCAGATAATCATGGGGACTAACTAGCCAGTCACGTATTGACTATTATGTGAATGGTCAAATAAGCTCAACCTATAGTGAGGTGTTAGAGGCGGTCCGGTGCGGCTGCTTTACCATCAGCTCTCACTCTACAGCCACTAACCACATTGTCAAGTTAGGATTTGATTTGGATTTTAGGTTTTGCTATTGGTTAGTAATTGTGGATTCTTAGTAATGTTTAAGTTCCAATCTTGTACGGTGAGTAACAAGCCAGTCACGTAGCGGCTGTAAAGCTGTACTTGTTATGTGATTGGTCAATAAGCTCACCTAGAACAATGTTGCATTAGAGGCGGTCCGGTGCAGCTGCCTTACCATGCGGCTTCACTCTACAGCCACTAACTACATTCGTGGTATTTTCTACTTAAGATAATGGGAAAAGATTGAGTTAAATAGTAATGTTTGAATGTTTAATTAGTTATTTGTGGTTTTGCCGTGTACAATTCTGCATTTACTTTGCTCCTGGTAGCTAATTAGCCAGTCACATATAGCCAGATGGCTGTTGTTTTGTGTGAATGGTCAGTAAGCTCACCGAAAGTAACGCTTTGTTGGTGGCCTTTACTAGTGAAGCAGAACTCTGGCTTTACATTTAGGTCATTACCTACATTTTCTTTTAATTTCTGGTACCTTTCTACTTCTTTTTATCCTTGTCAGATCTGAAAATTTTTCATCAGGGTCAACAGGTTTATATTTCCAATATCTTCTATATAAAACGATGTCAAGTCAGATGAAACAAAAATAAAATGCTTGCTCCTGGTGGCTAATTAGCCAATTACACATGGTCAGCGATGGCTATTCATTTGTGTAGATGGTCAGTAAGCTCACCCAAAATAATGCTTTGTTGGTGACCTTTAATAGTGAAACATATATCTGGTTTCACCTTTAGGCTATTAACTACATTGTCAATATTTCTACTCCTAGTTGGGTGTTAACCTGTTCAATTTGTCAGCACTGTAATAGAAAAACTGCTCGAGCATCTCCAATTGGCTCCTCAAATGAGCTCTTAGTTTCAATATTTTGAAAATATTCAAATAATCTGCCCCGACCATTATGTATATAGGTTCTTAAATGCCTCATTGTTAATATTCTGACCGATTTACAGTTTGTGATTGTGTCTCTAAGGTCTTTGCCTGTTTATTTTCATTCATTCTATATTCTTTCTCCATTTGTCATCTGAATCGAATTTTGCAACTGACCTGTTTGATTTCATTATGTAGATGGATCCCTCTTATCGGCCAAGCTTAATGCAAAAGAACAGTGGTGCATTTAGTGTTCTGCCATTTGCTGGGTCAGACTTGGTTTTGAGCCCTGCCCAATGGAGCAATCATGTCGTGGGTACGAATCACATTTCCTTCGGTTGATGAACTACAAACTCAAGAAGCAGAAGACACAGGGAAGACTGGAAGAGATTCTGTTATTCCATCAGGGTGTACTGTGCAAAAGAGATTCTTTTGTTCCCTGTGTTTTCTCCTTTTGTGCATCTAATGTTCTCCATTTTCTTGTTCTTCTATTTTTTTTTGTTCCTTTCACTTTTCTCCGTACCTTTCCTTGCATACTAATACCTTGCCTGCTCATAGTGGATTTTTGAAAACTTTCAGGAAAAATTAGCTCCTGGATTGACTTAGATTCTGAAGACGAGATCCTCCGAAGCGACTCAGAAATTACATTGAAGCAGGAGGTAGCATGGGCGTCTCATTTGTCCCTGCAGGTCTGTATAATCTGAATTGTTTTTCATCAAATATTTTGCATTGCTTAAACAGGACACGTAATATGTCCTGTGTACTTATCTACGCCAAATTAGTTTTGAAGTTCATTAACTGAATCCATTTTCTGTGATGGCATTTTAAATGTCATGTATTACTTGTGCAGGCATGTCTTCTTCCACCTCCAAAGGGAAAGTCATGTGCGAATTATGCTAGGTGTGTAAATCAGATTTTACAGGGTCTACAAAGTATGCAGGTGAGTACCTTTCGTTGTCATAACCTGTTTATTGTATTTCCCTGTGTTTTCTGCTTCTCGAATTTCCTAATTACATTTCCTGTTATTTAGTTGTGGCTGCGGATTCCTTTGGTCAAGACTGATAATGATACAGCTTCTGTTAACGCTGATAATTTGGTGAGTTGCCCCTTTTTTGTTGAGGTTGTTGATTTTGCGTGGAACTTCAGATGGTAATCATCCTATGTATCTTGTATTTCCCATCCAGGAGGATTCTTGGGACACTTGGAATTCATTTCGTCTACTATGTGAACATCACAGTCAATTATCAGTTGTCCTTGATGTTCTGTAAGTTCAACATTGACCATCCTCATTCATTTCGACTAAATTGTGATCATTCGACCAGAGTTTGATACTTTTTTTTTAATTCGTTAGGAGTTCACTACCCTCTGCAAATTCACTTGGGCGTTGGTTTGGGGAGTCTGTCCGAGCAGCCATATTCAGTACTGATGTAATCATATGCTTTAGACTGTTGGTTTTCTTATGATCAGCAAATGTTACTTGCTGCTTGGTGGTTCAATGGTAAGCTAATTTTGTAACAATGTTCTTGTTGATTCTACAGTGCTTTCTAACAAATGCACGAGGTTACCCATGTCTGTCAAAACGCCACCAAAAGCTAGTTTCTGGGTTTTTCAACCATTCTATACAGGTATTTGTGAAGAATTTGTCATCAGTTGACAATATTCTTTGTTACATCAAAGTTTCGTCTCTTCTTTCCCTGCAGTTTCAAAATAAATCACCTTCCAACCCTGTACTTTAGGCCTTGAGGAAGATATCTCGAGTGATATATCCGAATTTATATATCTATATTTTTTTTTGGTTATCAACAAAACTATTTTGTCATGATACTTTAAAATATGGGATTGGTGAATATAGTAGAATGAATTTGAATGGATCCTACTTGTTTGGATACTGGTATTGAGGCAAAAGGATTTGTTTGATTGAATATATCAAAGGGATATAACCTGCTTTTCTTTCCTTCAATTGGTTCTTTCGCCATTGTCTATATTTAGTTTTTTACCTAACTAAAGTGAATCTTTCCTTTTTTGCTAATTTTCTCAATTCTTTTGATCTAATTTTCACTTTACTAATCTTTGTCATGTGATTTTCAGATAGTTTTATCAGGACAATCTGTACACAGTCTTACCAATATGAATTCAGACTTAGCTGCAAATAATAATGAAAACAATGTTGATGGTAAGATCTATGTGCAGTTTAAAAATGTATGATCCTTAATACTTCTACTTAAGCATACACTATTTCCTTGAAAAATTAAATCAGCTGGTTGAGCCAGAAAAGCTTAAGCTACTATTTTGACAGCAATCATTTCATAAGTGCTTATGAGTGATTGTTACCATTTGCATTTTCAGAAAATAAAAGAGAAGAAACTTTCATAATGATTTTTAATGAAATGAGCTTTTATTAACTCAAGCATTGATGTTCAGTTCCTCTTTTTTATGTTTACCTTTCTGAAGAAGAATTCTTGACATTCAGGTGTACAGAAACATCCCTTGAGACCTTATTTGGATTATGTTGGCTATCTCTACCAAAGGATGGATCCACTTCCTGAGCAAGAACGGTTTGTAGGTCTCTCTCTCTCTCTCTCTCTCTCTCTCTCACTCACTTTCATTATCTTTGTTTGACTCTTCTATTCTTATGCAGCTTGGTTACAGGGATTTCTTGCAGTCACCTTTACAGGTTTTCTTCTTTGCCTACTGCTCTGTTGGATTATTTTTCCTTTAGTAATTTCTTTCTTGATTGTGTCTAGTGATTTGATTCGATATTACAATGCAGCCACTCATGGATAATCTAGAGGCTCAGACTTATGAGACATTTGAAAAGGATACAACAAAATATATTCAGGTACTTGTTAATTGAATTCTGTAATTATCATTTTAGTTAGTTGTATCCTTTTGAGGAGCTTTATATAATATGTTATTTTTTCATTGTTAGTACCAAAGGGCAATTGCCAAAGCTTTACAGGACAGGGTTCCAGATGAAAAGTCTTCTACAGTAACCACTGTAAGCTGCTTGCCTGTTAATAATGTGGTTTAATGGTTATTTATTAAGTTTGTGGCATTGCTTATATGATTTATTTTTTTTCATTTGTGGCAAGGTATTAATGGTTGTAGGAGCAGGACGTGGGCCTCTAGTTAGGGCATCACTGCAGGTGGCTCCCGCAGTCTCTTACATACTTGTCGTTGGACTTTTTCTGTATAAGCAAACTGGGTTTATGTGGAGACAATTTAAACATTTTTATTGCTTCTGTTCGTGTATAGGCAGCTGAAGAAACTGGGCGCAGGCTTAAAGTTTACGCCGTGGAAAAAAATCCAAATGCTGTAGTTACACTTCATGTGAGTTTAAATTCTCCCTATTGCAACTTGATTTTGACACCTTGCAATTGAATATTCCTGGGTGTGCAAGTGTTTGAAGTCTTCCTCTGTGATGGTGCAACATTTCATATATTGATGTCTGTTTTTTGGAACAGAGCTTGGTTAAACTAGAGGGGTGGGAAAACATTGTTTCCATAATTTCAAGCGATATGAGACATTGGGATGCTCCTGAGAAAGCTGACATTTTGGTAAGCCAGTATTCTTATGGTTAGTTAGATTTCATGTGTTTTAATTTTATGACTTATTTGTTTGTGATGTTAATATTCCCTTTAATTACATCAGGTTAGTGAATTATTGGGTTCTTTTGGTGATAATGAGCTGTCTCCTGAGTGTCTTGATGGAGCGCAGAAATTTTTGAAAGAAGATGGAATCTCAATACCTTCCTCGTATGTAAATATTTGATTTCTTTCTCTTTTTGCCCTCATAGTTTGTTGGATTAATCAGATTCTTCAGAACTCTGGCTTGTCTAAAAATCTGATATGCCTCATATCAGGTATACGAGTTACATCCATCCAGTGACTGCTTCAAAGCTTTACAACGATGTATGCTCACATCCTTGTGCCCATCATTTCTTAGTTTGTCTATTTCAGACTTTTTTGGACTTGATAGTTGTGATTTTTTTTATTCTTGCAGGTTAAGGCACATAAAGATGTTGCACACTTTGAAACTGCTTATGTTGTTAAATTGCACAACATTGCTAGACTGGCTCCTCCTCAACCCGTGAGTTTTTCCACACCACTCATCTTTGATATTAGTTCTCAGTTTTAGTTCACTTGTTTGTGTTACTTTCGACCCTTGTCTAGGGTTTTTATCATCTGATATTGTTTCCAATAAACAGGTGTTCACGTTCACCCATCCAAACCGATCAATTGACAAAAGCAATAGCCGCTACACGAAGTTGAAGTTTGAAATATCTGGTGATACTGGGTCTGCTATGGTTCATGGTATGTGTTGCTTCTTGTGAGTGTGCTCAAATTCTCTGATTGTGTGCCAGGATGACTCTTGTGTGATGTAATTAAAAAATTTAATGAATCATGTTATAATATAAATTAACACTGAAAGGCCAATCTTTTGCTATAAATTCTTCTTCGTCTCTGTATGATGTCATATTAGTTGTGGCCTAAAACAAAAGCTCCACTAAACGAATTATAATGACAATCGTTTACAATCTAGGAGGTTAAAATATGTGATGTAAAGAGGGTGAGTGAATACACGTATAACAATTCAAATATGATGGTTTTGCTCTACTCTGCACCCTTGATTTTTAAGATTGCAAGTAAATTTGTTATTTTAAGTAGACCAGTGAACCATCTGAATATGTATATGCTGGGATGGAATTATGATGTTTATATCATTGATAGAATTTGATATATCATGATATCTTACTGACTTTCCCCTGTGGCTTTTAGGATTTGCTGGCTACTTTGACTCCACACTGTACAAAGAAGTTCATCTTGGCATTGAACCAGCAACATCAACACCAAACATGTTCAGCTGGTTTCCCATATTTTTCCCATTAAGGACACCAGTTTGTTTGAGTCCTGGTTCCTCTCTTGAAGTACATTTTTGGCGTTGTTGTAGCCCTTCCAAGGTGATTATACTGTTTCTGAGTTTGTGGTCTTTGACTTGTAATGAGTTATTAATCTGTACCTATGTAATGTGATTCAGGTCTGGTACGAATGGGGAGTGGCATCACCCAGCAGTTTACCGATTCACAACAGCAATGGACGTTCTTACTGGGTTGGACTTTAAGCGGTTCTGGTTTTAGATGTTGATCATAGTCAAGTTCTTTATCTGCCTCGACGTGGTACATATATACCCACCGAAATTCTAGGTGGGCAAAAGTTTGTACCCATAATATATACCCAATAGTTTGTACCATAGTATGAATACTGTATGCTCTTGTTGCATGTATCCATAGACATTCTTTGAACAAGTTGGGCAAAAGTTTTGACCTTTGTTAACAAATAGTTATAGCAATGTCTCTTCTTTTACTCCACTTAAATTTGGTCATGGTTGGATATATTTTCCTTTTCTTTCTGGATGTAGTCGGTTTTAGCCTAAAGCATGCTTGTACCATAATGCTAAACATATTAAAGGTGGCTCTCGATTTTGAAAGTAATCTGCCTCCGCCCTTCAACATCAGGATTGGGAACAACACCCAGAGAACACCATGGGTGATGTCATAATCGTATTCATCTTCGATCTGGTTCATAATGTTACATTATTATGCTAAACAGTAGTTAATTCATATTAAATGTGTTGCTATATATATAGACCATATTCTAGCTAGGGTTGCCATTAACGTAGGAGGTAGATACGTCCCTGGCTGTCCATTTAATTCAGTCAAGAAGTAGAAAGAGGATAGTTACATCCGAACTGAAGAAAACTACAAGAAGTAGAAAGAAGATGGTAAGAATGGTAAAGAGCTAGGAAAATTGTTTTGAAGAGCTCACCCATTTCCAGCGAAGTCATGTTGGAACCAAATTAAAACAGCTCCTCTCAACACACTGATCATAGAATACCTACAAATTACAAACTTTTTTCAACAATCACCAGTGATATAATTTCATGGCACAAAATAAGGAAGAAAGAGCTGTGTTGTCCCTTTGAGGAACCCAACGAGCTCTTGTAATGTCCCCACAAGCTTCTCCCCATGGCCGTTTTCTATGACAACTCTCCGCTTCTGAATCCCTGCACTTACACCAATTCATGTAAAGACTCCTTTTGTAATCTAAAACTGTTAGAAACCAAGAGGAATATATGATCAATTAAGCTCAAACTAAATACTGCGTATTGT of the Fragaria vesca subsp. vesca linkage group LG6, FraVesHawaii_1.0, whole genome shotgun sequence genome contains:
- the LOC101293505 gene encoding protein arginine N-methyltransferase 1.5-like → MPLGERQGDKSESRYCGVETEFSDDMPNLLSLNLIHGSFDFVVATLMDPSYRPSLMQKNSGAFSVLPFAGSDLVLSPAQWSNHVVGKISSWIDLDSEDEILRSDSEITLKQEVAWASHLSLQACLLPPPKGKSCANYARCVNQILQGLQSMQLWLRIPLVKTDNDTASVNADNLEDSWDTWNSFRLLCEHHSQLSVVLDVLSSLPSANSLGRWFGESVRAAIFSTDCFLTNARGYPCLSKRHQKLVSGFFNHSIQIVLSGQSVHSLTNMNSDLAANNNENNVDGVQKHPLRPYLDYVGYLYQRMDPLPEQERFLGYRDFLQSPLQPLMDNLEAQTYETFEKDTTKYIQYQRAIAKALQDRVPDEKSSTVTTVLMVVGAGRGPLVRASLQAAEETGRRLKVYAVEKNPNAVVTLHSLVKLEGWENIVSIISSDMRHWDAPEKADILVSELLGSFGDNELSPECLDGAQKFLKEDGISIPSSYTSYIHPVTASKLYNDVKAHKDVAHFETAYVVKLHNIARLAPPQPVFTFTHPNRSIDKSNSRYTKLKFEISGDTGSAMVHGFAGYFDSTLYKEVHLGIEPATSTPNMFSWFPIFFPLRTPVCLSPGSSLEVHFWRCCSPSKVWYEWGVASPSSLPIHNSNGRSYWVGL